The proteins below are encoded in one region of Silene latifolia isolate original U9 population chromosome 2, ASM4854445v1, whole genome shotgun sequence:
- the LOC141642173 gene encoding linoleate 13S-lipoxygenase 2-1, chloroplastic-like — translation MFTKKKLDEMKYEAQLNVDANFGEVGAILVTNVHRKEMYLKEIVLHGLPQGIVHFTCDSWIHSSCDNPEKRIFFTNKSYLPSQTPAGLKSWRERELRNLRGDGEGERMDYDRIYDYDVYNDLGDPDTDPDLARAVLGGKGRPYPRRCRTGRPHCKSDPMSETRGNSDFYVPRDEAFADSKRITFSTNILDNVIRSLIPTLEAMVIDANIGFSNFKHINDLFHDGVTSSSKLKNFAAMIESLPGIILHSTDNFVRFPAPNFLERDHFGWFRDEEFTRETLAGSNPCSITLVKEWPLVSNLDPQIYGPPESAITTELVEEQIGGAMPLCEAIKQKKLFMLDYHDLLLPYVNKVRELKGCTLYGSRTLFFLTRNETLRPVAIELTRPPTPDGKGHWKQVYTPYSFDSTDSWLWRIAKAHVLSHDSAHHQIDSHWLRTHCSVEPYIIATNRQLSSMHPIFKLLNPYFRYTMEINCLARESLINAGGIIESTFSTGKYSMEFGSMVYDKVWRFDHQALPADLVSRGLAVEDPSSPYGIKLTIQDYPYANDGLLLWAAIEKWVTDYVTHYYPSQEVVQSDEEIQQWWAEIRTKGHEDKKDEPWWPKLETAQDLIRILTTMIWVTSGHHAAVNFGQYMYGGYFPNRPTTSRVKMPSEDPTQEEWDNFLNNPCSVLLDTFPSQVQGTKVMTVLNVLSSHSPDEEYIGDQIEPAWADDPVIEESFQRFHLNLKEIESIIDLRNADVNLRNRNGAGIIPYELLKPFSQSGVTGMGVPNSISI, via the exons ATGTTCACCAAAAAGAAGCTTGATGAAATGAAATATGAAGCACAACTTAATGTAGATGCAAATTTTGGtgaagttggtgcaattttagttacaaatgtgcATCGCAAAGAGATGTACCTTAAAGAGATCGTTCTTCATGGCTTACCTCAAGGAATCGTCCATTTTACGTGCGATTCATGGATCCATTCTAGTTGCGATAATCCGGAGAAAAGAATATTCTTTACAAATAAG TCGTACCTGCCATCACAAACTCCAGCTGGACTAAAGAGTTGGCGAGAAAGGGAGCTTAGAAACTTGAGAGGTGATGGAGAAGGTGAACGCATGGACTATGATCGTATATACGATTATGACGTTTACAATGATCTTGGTGACCCGGACACGGACCCAGACCTTGCCCGGGCCGTTCTAGGAGGCAAGGGTCGCCCATATCCTAGACGTTGTAGGACAGGACGACCACACTGCAAATCAG ACCCAATGTCGGAAACAAGAGGGAATAGCGATTTTTACGTGCCAAGGGATGAAGCATTTGCGGATTCAAAGAGGATAACATTTTCAACCAATATTCTTGACAATGTCATACGTTCGTTAATTCCTACACTTGAAGCAATGGTTATTGATGCTAATATTGGCTTCTCTAATTTCAAGCACATTAATGATTTGTTCCATGACGGAGTTACGTCGTCTTCTAAATTGAAGAATTTCGCGGCCATGATTGAATCGTTGCCAGGCATTATCCTCCATTCTACGGATAACTTTGTTCGTTTTCCAGCCCCCAACTTTTTAGAAA GAGACCATTTTGGTTGGTTTAGGGATGAAGAGTTCACTAGGGAAACTCTTGCAGGTTCCAACCCATGTAGCATTACACTAGTCAAG GAATGGCCTTTGGTAAGCAACCTTGATCCTCAAATTTACGGCCCACCCGAATCAGCAATTACAACAGAGTTAGTTGAGGAACAAATCGGAGGTGCCATGCCCTTATGTGAG GCTATTAAGCAAAAGAAACTCTTCATGCTAGACTACCATGACCTACTACTACCTTATGTGAACAAAGTGAGAGAGCTCAAAGGCTGCACATTATATGGATCAAGAACATTGTTCTTCCTTACTCGGAATGAAACACTGAGGCCGGTAGCGATAGAATTAACCCGACCACCTACACCGGACGGGAAAGGGCATTGGAAGCAAGTATACACTCCTTATAGCTTTGATTCCACTGATAGCTGGCTTTGGAGGATTGCTAAAGCTCATGTGCTTTCTCATGATTCTGCTCATCATCAAATTGATAGCCATTG GTTAAGGACACATTGCTCGGTCGAGCCATACATTATCGCAACAAATCGACAACTAAGTTCAATGCACCCGATTTTTAAACTCTTGAATCCTTACTTTCGTTATACAATGGAGATCAATTGCCTTGCTAGAGAATCTTTGATTAATGCCGGTGGGATTATTGAAAGTACATTTTCTACCGGAAAATATTCTATGGAGTTTGGCTCCATGGTTTACGACAAAGTATGGAGGTTCGATCACCAAGCGTTACCAGCCGATTTAGTTAGCAG AGGTCTGGCCGTAGAAGATCCATCATCTCCCTACGGAATTAAGCTTACAATTCAAGACTACCCTTACGCTAATGATGGGCTACTCTTATGGGCCGCCATCGAAAAATGGGTCACGGACTATGTCACACACTACTATCCATCACAAGAGGTAGTCCAGTCCGACGAAGAAATCCAACAATGGTGGGCCGAAATCCGAACAAAAGGCCATGAAGACAAAAAAGACGAACCGTGGTGGCCCAAACTCGAAACGGCCCAAGATTTGATTAGAATTTTAACAACTATGATATGGGTCACATCCGGGCACCACGCTGCGGTCAACTTTGGTCAATACATGTACGGAGGTTATTTCCCAAATAGGCCCACGACTTCCCGGGTTAAGATGCCTTCTGAGGACCCCACCCAGGAAGAGTGGGACAATTTTCTTAATAACCCGTGTAGTGTTTTGTTAGACACATTCCCGTCACAAGTCCAAGGAACCAAAGTTATGACCGTTTTGAACGTGTTATCGAGTCATTCACCCGACGAGGAGTACATTGGGGATCAAATTGAACCCGCTTGGGCCGATGATCCGGTAATAGAAGAATCATTTCAAAGATTTCATTTGAATTTGAAGGAAATTGAGAGTATTATTGATTTGAGAAATGCGGATGTAAATTTAAGGAATAGGAATGGAGCCGGAATTATACCGTATGAATTGCTTAAACCTTTTTCGCAATCGGGTGTCACGGGTATGGGTGTTCCGAATAGTATTTCTATATAA